One Curtobacterium sp. MCLR17_007 DNA window includes the following coding sequences:
- a CDS encoding thiamine pyrophosphate-dependent dehydrogenase E1 component subunit alpha: protein MSFHAAAPATTTIQLLDIEGRFVETDDNAEFAAVARSLPDETLLAMHRQMVLTRRFDHAAGNLQRTGQLGLWAPSHGQEAAQVGSAFALRPQDHLFPSYREHAVVLQRGVQPMEIISLFRGQAHGNWDPDARGNTHVYTLVIGAQTLHATGYAMGQALDGKVGTGDPDVDECSIVYFGDGATSQGDVNEAYVFAASHRAPVVFFLQNNHWAISVPVSVQSPTPLVDRPRGFGIPSVKVDGNDVLASFAVSTVATEHARSGQGPAFIEAETYRIGAHTSSDDPTRYRGDDELAGWVARDPITRSEAFLRSRGATDAQFAEFEAEGEQIAADIRAKTSALQTPPMDAMFDNVYREPHPRIDEQRTRLHEYEAAQDAGTHA, encoded by the coding sequence ATGTCCTTCCACGCCGCGGCGCCCGCGACGACCACCATCCAGCTCCTCGACATCGAGGGCCGGTTCGTGGAGACCGACGACAACGCCGAGTTCGCCGCCGTCGCACGGTCCCTCCCCGACGAGACGCTGCTCGCGATGCACCGCCAGATGGTGCTCACACGACGCTTCGACCACGCGGCCGGCAACCTGCAGCGCACCGGGCAGCTCGGACTCTGGGCGCCGAGCCACGGGCAGGAAGCCGCCCAGGTCGGTTCGGCCTTCGCCCTGCGCCCCCAGGACCACCTCTTCCCGTCCTACCGCGAGCACGCCGTCGTCCTGCAGCGGGGTGTCCAGCCGATGGAGATCATCTCGCTGTTCCGCGGCCAGGCCCACGGCAACTGGGACCCGGACGCCCGTGGCAACACGCACGTCTACACGCTCGTCATCGGCGCACAGACGCTGCACGCGACGGGCTACGCCATGGGCCAGGCGCTCGACGGCAAGGTCGGCACGGGTGACCCCGACGTCGACGAGTGCTCGATCGTCTACTTCGGCGACGGCGCGACCAGCCAGGGCGACGTGAACGAGGCCTACGTGTTCGCCGCGTCGCACCGGGCCCCCGTCGTGTTCTTCCTGCAGAACAACCACTGGGCGATCTCGGTCCCGGTGTCGGTGCAGTCGCCGACGCCGCTCGTCGACCGTCCGCGCGGCTTCGGCATCCCGAGCGTCAAGGTGGACGGCAACGACGTGCTGGCCTCGTTCGCGGTCAGCACCGTCGCGACCGAGCACGCCCGCAGCGGCCAGGGCCCGGCGTTCATCGAGGCCGAAACCTACCGCATCGGCGCCCACACCAGCTCGGACGACCCGACCCGGTACCGCGGGGACGACGAGCTGGCCGGTTGGGTGGCCCGCGACCCGATCACCCGGTCCGAGGCCTTCCTGCGCAGCCGCGGTGCCACCGACGCGCAGTTCGCCGAGTTCGAGGCCGAGGGCGAGCAGATCGCCGCCGACATCCGCGCGAAGACCTCCGCGCTGCAGACACCGCCGATGGACGCGATGTTCGACAACGTGTACCGCGAGCCGCACCCGCGCATCGACGAGCAACGCACCCGCCTGCACGAGTACGAGGCCGCCCAGGACGCAGGGACCCACGCATGA
- a CDS encoding low molecular weight protein-tyrosine-phosphatase: MTTDADAPSTFRVSFVCSGNICRSPMAGIVFQRLVDDAGMTDRFQVQSAGTGDWHVGEPADERTIAALAARGYDGSRHRARQFDPDRFPDLDLVVALDRSHERILRSWAPTMDDAAKVTLLLRYDDAWPEQADVPDPYYADRHEFDRVLSTVERACRALFHQIEPAVRQGAP, translated from the coding sequence ATGACCACGGACGCCGACGCCCCGTCGACCTTCCGCGTCTCGTTCGTGTGCAGCGGCAACATCTGCCGTTCCCCGATGGCCGGGATCGTCTTCCAGCGCCTCGTCGACGACGCCGGGATGACCGATCGGTTCCAGGTGCAGTCCGCGGGGACGGGCGACTGGCACGTCGGCGAACCGGCGGACGAGCGGACGATCGCTGCCCTGGCGGCGCGCGGATACGATGGGTCCAGGCATCGCGCCCGTCAGTTCGACCCGGACCGGTTCCCGGACCTCGACCTGGTGGTCGCACTCGACCGCTCCCACGAACGCATCCTGCGCTCGTGGGCACCCACGATGGACGACGCCGCGAAGGTGACGCTCCTGCTGCGGTACGACGACGCCTGGCCGGAACAGGCCGACGTGCCGGACCCGTACTATGCGGACCGACACGAGTTCGACCGGGTGCTGTCCACGGTCGAGCGGGCCTGCCGCGCACTCTTCCACCAGATCGAACCGGCCGTCCGCCAGGGAGCACCATGA
- the purB gene encoding adenylosuccinate lyase: MTPLPPQPISPLDGRYYPVVHTVGEHLSEAGLNRARITVEVEWLVFLTDHAMFTTSPLSVDDKAALRAVVTDFGQAQIAELAQIEATTRHDVKAVEYFVRRRLSELGLDAIAELTHFACTSEDINNLSYALTIKDATELVWLPAFRAVVARLREVAAELRAVPMLSHTHGQPATPTTLGKELAVVVYRLERVLAQIEGSEYLGKFSGATGTFSAHLAADPEADWPTLSRTFVEGLGLRWNPLTTQIESHDWQAELYDRIRHANRILHNLATDMWTYISMGYFTQIPIAGATGSSTMPHKINPIRFENAEANLEISSALFSTLSETLVTSRLQRDLTDSTTQRNVGVAMGHSLLALDNLRRGLSEVAVNEQRLAEDLDGNWEVLGEAIQTVIRAEVTAGQSDIEDPYAMLKELTRGKRIGQQDLVAFVNGLDISDGAKARLTALTPATYTGLADELVDHLDV, from the coding sequence ATGACCCCCCTTCCCCCGCAGCCGATCAGCCCGCTCGACGGGCGGTACTACCCGGTCGTGCACACGGTGGGCGAGCACCTCTCCGAGGCCGGGCTCAACCGTGCGCGCATCACCGTCGAGGTGGAGTGGCTGGTCTTCCTGACCGACCACGCGATGTTCACCACGTCGCCGCTCAGCGTCGACGACAAGGCGGCCCTGCGCGCCGTCGTCACGGACTTCGGCCAGGCGCAGATCGCCGAGCTGGCGCAGATCGAGGCGACGACGCGTCACGACGTCAAGGCCGTCGAGTACTTCGTCCGTCGGCGCCTGTCCGAACTCGGGCTCGACGCCATCGCCGAGCTCACGCACTTCGCCTGCACCAGCGAGGACATCAACAACCTGTCCTACGCGCTGACCATCAAGGACGCCACCGAGCTCGTCTGGCTGCCGGCCTTCCGCGCCGTTGTCGCCCGACTGCGCGAGGTCGCCGCCGAGCTCCGCGCCGTCCCGATGCTGTCCCACACGCACGGCCAGCCTGCCACCCCGACCACGCTCGGCAAGGAGCTCGCGGTGGTCGTCTACCGACTCGAGCGCGTGCTGGCGCAGATCGAGGGCAGCGAGTACCTCGGCAAGTTCTCCGGCGCCACCGGCACGTTCTCGGCGCACCTCGCCGCCGACCCCGAGGCCGACTGGCCCACGCTGTCCCGGACCTTCGTCGAGGGCCTCGGCCTGCGGTGGAACCCGCTCACCACGCAGATCGAGTCGCACGACTGGCAGGCCGAGCTCTACGACCGGATCCGGCACGCCAACCGCATCCTGCACAACCTCGCGACCGACATGTGGACCTACATCTCGATGGGGTACTTCACGCAGATCCCGATCGCCGGCGCGACGGGGTCGTCGACGATGCCGCACAAGATCAACCCGATCCGGTTCGAGAACGCCGAGGCGAACCTCGAGATCTCGTCCGCGCTGTTCTCCACGCTGTCCGAGACCCTCGTGACGAGCCGCCTGCAGCGCGACCTGACGGACTCCACCACGCAGCGCAACGTCGGCGTCGCGATGGGCCACTCGCTGCTCGCGCTCGACAACCTGCGCCGCGGGCTGAGCGAGGTCGCCGTGAACGAGCAGCGCCTCGCCGAGGACCTCGACGGCAACTGGGAGGTGCTCGGCGAGGCGATCCAGACGGTCATCCGCGCCGAGGTCACCGCGGGCCAGTCCGACATCGAGGACCCCTACGCGATGCTCAAGGAGCTCACGCGCGGCAAGCGCATCGGGCAGCAGGACCTGGTCGCCTTCGTCAACGGCCTGGACATCTCGGACGGCGCCAAGGCCCGCCTGACCGCCCTGACGCCGGCGACGTACACGGGGCTGGCGGACGAGCTGGTGGACCACCTGGACGTCTGA
- a CDS encoding alpha/beta hydrolase-fold protein, producing the protein MLDPFHWVMGTRLQVPTKLVPADVLFGVTAVVVLLPALRTGLRSSAAWRRTGVRAAVAVGGALLGLLACWVVGDLFNAFDVHLTDVTRMWVAMAFAGLALAVAGLVQGGRGRRVLAGVLVPLALLVPALGVNVDYAAYPTLNALVQTNPFPALDLGSESSVDAVADRPASEHWTPPATMPTAGRVGTVRIPRTRSGFPARPAVVYLPPAALTDDPPVLPVVVSLSGQPGSPSDMFTAGGIAGVLDAYAAAHHGLAPIVVSADQLAVPGHNTMCVDSSIGNAATYITQDVPAWVTAHLRVPTDRRGWGLVGFSQGATCATQFLSGYPDRFGAALAVSSELHPVDRSPQNSADEAFGGSLARWRAAAPSALMAANAPYQDTRLWLTAGSTDHEFTESAKRIGAAARRAGIHTAVASAPGSGHDWNTVQWSLANELPHEADALLGAPGVVQP; encoded by the coding sequence ATGCTCGACCCGTTCCACTGGGTGATGGGGACCCGGCTGCAGGTCCCCACGAAGCTCGTGCCCGCGGACGTGCTGTTCGGCGTCACCGCGGTCGTCGTGCTGCTGCCGGCGCTCCGCACGGGGCTGCGGTCGAGCGCGGCCTGGCGACGCACGGGCGTCCGCGCCGCGGTCGCTGTCGGCGGTGCCCTGCTCGGACTGCTGGCGTGCTGGGTCGTCGGTGACCTGTTCAACGCGTTCGACGTCCACCTGACCGACGTCACACGGATGTGGGTGGCCATGGCCTTCGCCGGGCTCGCACTGGCCGTGGCGGGGCTCGTCCAGGGCGGCCGCGGACGCCGCGTGCTCGCCGGCGTGCTGGTGCCCCTGGCGTTGCTCGTCCCCGCGCTCGGCGTCAACGTCGACTACGCCGCCTACCCGACGCTCAACGCGCTCGTGCAGACCAACCCGTTCCCGGCCCTCGACCTGGGTTCCGAGTCCAGCGTGGACGCCGTCGCCGACCGACCCGCGTCCGAGCACTGGACCCCGCCCGCGACGATGCCGACGGCGGGCCGCGTGGGCACCGTGCGGATCCCGAGGACGCGGTCGGGCTTCCCCGCGCGTCCGGCCGTCGTGTACCTGCCGCCGGCCGCGCTCACCGACGACCCGCCCGTGCTGCCGGTCGTCGTCTCGCTCTCCGGGCAGCCCGGTTCCCCCAGCGACATGTTCACGGCGGGCGGTATCGCCGGCGTGCTCGACGCGTACGCGGCCGCCCACCACGGGCTCGCGCCGATCGTGGTGTCCGCCGACCAGCTCGCCGTGCCCGGGCACAACACGATGTGCGTCGACTCGTCGATCGGCAACGCGGCTACTTACATCACACAGGACGTCCCCGCGTGGGTCACCGCACACCTGCGCGTGCCGACGGACCGCCGCGGCTGGGGGCTCGTCGGGTTCTCGCAGGGCGCGACGTGCGCGACGCAGTTCCTGTCGGGGTACCCGGACCGCTTCGGCGCCGCCCTCGCCGTGTCGAGCGAGCTGCACCCGGTCGACCGCTCCCCGCAGAACAGCGCCGACGAGGCCTTCGGCGGGTCCCTCGCCCGCTGGCGCGCCGCCGCCCCGTCAGCGCTGATGGCCGCGAACGCCCCGTACCAGGACACCCGGCTGTGGCTGACCGCCGGGTCGACGGACCACGAGTTCACCGAGTCGGCGAAGCGGATCGGCGCGGCCGCGCGGCGTGCGGGCATCCACACCGCCGTCGCGTCGGCGCCCGGGAGCGGACACGACTGGAACACCGTGCAGTGGTCGCTCGCGAACGAGCTGCCCCACGAGGCCGACGCGCTGCTCGGCGCGCCCGGGGTGGTGCAACCGTGA
- a CDS encoding GNAT family N-acetyltransferase yields MVHQLLTAPQEIRTDRLLLTPVTPTDIDALHVVYADARTWTHLPSGRHASRAQTVDLVQRKIGGRVRHGLGSWTIRDLQSGVVLGVGGVDMTAGGVWNLGYRLAPSAWGHGHATAVARAATTAAHDTAPGVPVTGRVLTNNPASARVLANAGLALVWQGTTAAPTPDDVERQVWADRVLTDQQHAWLVANA; encoded by the coding sequence ATGGTCCACCAGCTCCTGACCGCCCCACAGGAGATCCGAACGGATCGCCTCCTGCTGACGCCCGTCACACCCACCGACATCGACGCCCTGCACGTCGTCTACGCCGACGCCCGCACCTGGACCCACCTGCCGAGCGGTCGGCACGCCAGCCGTGCGCAGACAGTCGACCTGGTGCAGCGCAAGATCGGCGGCCGCGTCCGGCACGGGCTCGGGTCGTGGACGATCCGCGACCTGCAGAGCGGGGTCGTGCTCGGGGTCGGTGGCGTCGACATGACCGCCGGCGGCGTCTGGAACCTCGGGTACCGCCTCGCACCGTCCGCGTGGGGCCACGGTCACGCCACGGCCGTCGCGCGGGCGGCGACGACGGCAGCGCACGACACCGCCCCTGGTGTGCCCGTGACCGGCCGGGTACTGACGAACAACCCGGCGTCGGCACGGGTCCTGGCGAACGCCGGACTCGCGCTCGTCTGGCAGGGCACGACCGCCGCACCCACCCCCGACGACGTCGAGCGACAGGTCTGGGCGGACCGCGTGCTCACCGACCAGCAGCACGCCTGGCTCGTCGCGAACGCCTGA
- a CDS encoding dihydrolipoamide acetyltransferase family protein, translating to MAVAEFPLPDVGEGLNEAEIVQWRVAIGDEVTVDQVLVEIETAKSLVELPSPFAGTVTGLLVAEGDTVEVGRPIIRVESGASVASTTDHPGGPASVVDAAPVSPVVAPSAPVASAPVASAPVAPAPVASTPPVAAPARVTVPAPAAATPTRANAPSPAATPAPTESRMPASLPAADGASVVGTDESSGAVLVGYGSATSAPSRRKPGARRAAAAAAQASRASSREADLVLTDDGEATTAEAVAAQGQRPARPTAPPVMAKPPIRKLAKDLDVDIAIVVPTGLAGEVTRDDVIRHATQATVFRNLETPEWGDVRQETIPVKGVRKAIATAMTTSAFTAPHVSLFVDVDATRTMEFVKRLKSSPTFAGVKVSPLLIMAKAVIWAVRRNRSVNSSWTDREIIVHHFVNLGIAAATPRGLIVPNIKDAQDMSLFELAKALEAMTLTARDGKTSPAEMADGTITVTNIGVFGMDTGTPILNPGQVAIVAMGTIKPKPWVVEGEVRSRMVTTIGASFDHRVVDGDVASRFVHDVASVIEEPALLLD from the coding sequence GTGGCTGTCGCCGAATTCCCCCTGCCCGACGTGGGCGAGGGCCTCAACGAGGCCGAGATCGTCCAGTGGCGCGTCGCGATCGGGGACGAGGTCACCGTCGACCAGGTCCTGGTCGAGATCGAGACCGCCAAGTCCCTGGTGGAACTGCCGTCCCCGTTCGCGGGCACGGTCACGGGACTGCTCGTCGCCGAGGGCGACACGGTCGAGGTCGGTCGTCCGATCATCCGGGTCGAGTCCGGCGCGTCCGTCGCGTCCACGACCGACCACCCGGGAGGCCCGGCCTCCGTCGTCGACGCCGCCCCGGTCTCGCCCGTGGTCGCGCCCAGTGCCCCGGTCGCCTCCGCCCCGGTCGCTTCCGCTCCGGTCGCTCCCGCCCCGGTCGCTTCCACTCCGCCCGTCGCGGCCCCCGCTCGCGTGACCGTTCCCGCCCCGGCGGCGGCGACGCCCACCCGTGCCAACGCACCGTCGCCGGCTGCCACCCCCGCGCCGACCGAGTCCCGCATGCCGGCCTCGCTCCCCGCAGCTGACGGTGCGTCCGTCGTCGGCACGGACGAGTCCTCCGGCGCCGTCCTGGTCGGCTACGGCTCCGCGACCAGCGCACCCTCGCGCCGCAAGCCGGGCGCCCGCCGGGCCGCCGCCGCCGCCGCCCAGGCGAGCCGGGCCTCCAGTCGGGAGGCCGACCTGGTCCTGACCGACGACGGCGAGGCGACCACCGCCGAGGCCGTCGCGGCGCAGGGTCAGCGCCCCGCGCGCCCGACGGCGCCGCCGGTGATGGCGAAGCCGCCGATCCGCAAGCTGGCGAAGGACCTCGACGTCGACATCGCGATCGTCGTGCCGACCGGGCTCGCCGGCGAGGTCACGCGCGACGACGTCATCCGGCACGCGACGCAGGCCACGGTGTTCCGCAACCTCGAGACGCCCGAGTGGGGTGACGTCCGTCAGGAGACCATTCCGGTCAAGGGCGTCCGCAAGGCGATCGCGACGGCGATGACCACGTCGGCGTTCACCGCGCCGCACGTGTCGCTGTTCGTGGACGTCGACGCCACGCGCACGATGGAGTTCGTCAAGCGGCTCAAGTCCTCGCCGACGTTCGCGGGGGTCAAGGTGTCGCCGCTGCTCATCATGGCGAAGGCCGTCATCTGGGCGGTCCGCCGCAACCGCTCGGTGAACTCGTCGTGGACCGACCGCGAGATCATCGTCCACCACTTCGTGAACCTCGGCATCGCCGCGGCGACCCCGCGCGGGCTCATCGTGCCGAACATCAAGGACGCGCAGGACATGTCGCTCTTCGAGCTGGCCAAGGCGCTCGAGGCGATGACCCTCACCGCCCGCGACGGCAAGACCAGCCCCGCCGAGATGGCCGACGGCACGATCACCGTGACGAACATCGGTGTGTTCGGCATGGACACCGGCACGCCGATCCTCAACCCGGGCCAGGTCGCCATCGTCGCGATGGGCACGATCAAGCCGAAGCCGTGGGTCGTCGAGGGCGAGGTCCGCTCGAGGATGGTCACGACGATCGGCGCCTCGTTCGACCACCGCGTGGTGGACGGCGACGTCGCCTCCCGCTTCGTGCACGACGTGGCCTCGGTCATCGAGGAGCCGGCGCTCCTGCTCGACTGA
- a CDS encoding phage holin family protein → MRFLVRLVINAVALWLTTLIVSGVTVTAFGNGGTVETVLTFLLVAFVFGLVNAVIGTVIRVVAFPVYILTLGLISFVVNAILLLIVAGISSAIGFGLQVESFGWGIVGAFVLAVFAWLIGLVVRPVLNRPRA, encoded by the coding sequence ATGCGATTCCTCGTCCGCCTCGTCATCAACGCCGTCGCGCTCTGGCTCACCACGCTCATCGTCAGCGGCGTCACCGTCACCGCGTTCGGCAACGGCGGCACCGTCGAGACCGTCCTGACGTTCCTGCTCGTGGCGTTCGTCTTCGGGCTCGTCAACGCCGTGATCGGCACCGTGATCCGGGTCGTGGCGTTCCCGGTGTACATCCTGACGCTCGGGCTGATCTCGTTCGTCGTGAACGCGATCCTGCTGCTCATCGTCGCCGGCATCTCGAGCGCGATCGGCTTCGGCCTGCAGGTCGAGTCGTTCGGCTGGGGCATCGTCGGCGCCTTCGTACTGGCCGTCTTCGCGTGGCTGATCGGCCTGGTCGTGCGGCCCGTGCTGAACCGCCCGCGCGCCTGA
- a CDS encoding histidinol-phosphate transaminase, whose amino-acid sequence MTEQPVRIRPEIAILPAYKQGRQAAADAFKLSSNENPFPPLPGVVEAVQAQTAYNRYPDATALAVRAVLANRFGVTVDEVHVAPGSVAILHELAKATSGPGDEVVYAWRSFEAYPGVVTVAGATSVQVPNRADGGHDLDAMAAAVTERTRMVIVCTPNNPTGTVVTAAEFDAFMARVPRDVLVVLDEAYAEFVTDPDAVRGVPLLERYPNLVVLRTFSKAYGLAGLRVGYALGPAYVLDAVRACAIPLSVTAQGQAAALASLERETELLDRVTHLTDRRDLVVTALRAQGWDVPDAQGNFVWLPTGDHTGHAAEQFERAGIIVRAFGNEGIRVSIGEHEAVDKLLETARSLVGGLTTPGLDRPLR is encoded by the coding sequence GTGACAGAGCAGCCCGTGCGCATCCGGCCCGAGATCGCGATCCTCCCCGCGTACAAGCAGGGACGCCAGGCCGCGGCGGACGCCTTCAAGCTCTCGAGCAACGAGAACCCGTTCCCGCCGCTCCCCGGCGTGGTCGAGGCGGTGCAGGCGCAGACGGCCTACAACCGCTACCCGGACGCGACAGCGCTCGCCGTGCGTGCCGTCCTGGCGAACCGCTTCGGCGTCACCGTCGACGAGGTCCACGTCGCGCCGGGCAGCGTGGCGATCCTGCACGAGCTGGCGAAGGCGACGTCCGGCCCCGGCGACGAGGTCGTGTACGCCTGGCGGTCGTTCGAGGCCTACCCCGGCGTGGTCACGGTTGCCGGCGCCACCAGCGTGCAGGTGCCGAACCGGGCCGACGGCGGGCACGACCTCGACGCCATGGCGGCGGCCGTCACCGAGCGCACCCGCATGGTGATCGTGTGCACGCCCAACAACCCCACCGGCACCGTGGTGACCGCAGCCGAGTTCGACGCCTTCATGGCGCGGGTGCCGCGGGACGTCCTCGTGGTGCTCGACGAGGCCTACGCCGAGTTCGTGACCGACCCGGACGCCGTGCGCGGGGTCCCGCTGCTGGAGCGGTACCCGAACCTCGTCGTCCTCCGCACCTTCTCCAAGGCGTACGGCCTGGCCGGGCTCCGCGTCGGGTACGCGCTCGGTCCGGCATACGTCCTCGACGCCGTCCGCGCGTGTGCCATCCCCCTCAGCGTCACGGCGCAGGGACAGGCGGCCGCGCTGGCCAGCCTCGAGCGCGAGACCGAGCTGCTCGATCGGGTCACGCACCTGACCGACCGACGCGACCTGGTCGTGACCGCGCTGCGGGCCCAGGGCTGGGACGTCCCCGATGCCCAGGGCAACTTCGTGTGGCTGCCGACGGGCGACCACACGGGGCACGCGGCTGAGCAGTTCGAACGTGCCGGCATCATCGTCCGGGCCTTCGGGAACGAGGGCATCCGGGTCTCCATCGGCGAGCACGAGGCTGTCGACAAGCTCCTCGAAACCGCGCGCTCGCTTGTCGGGGGACTCACAACGCCCGGCCTCGACCGGCCGCTACGCTGA
- a CDS encoding alpha-ketoacid dehydrogenase subunit beta, whose protein sequence is MAKALNAGLAAAMASDDKVLLMGEDIGRLGGVFRITEGLQDRFGPDRVRDTPLAESGIVGTAIGLALRGYRPVVEIQFDGFVWPAFNQITSQLAKMANRLPQHMSLPVVIRIPYGGHIGAIEHHQESPEAYFAHTAGLRVVSPSTPNDAYWMIQEAIASKDPVVFMEPKSRYWPKGQVDLVDGHVPMHTTRVARTGTEVTLVGHGAMVATLMQAADIAEAEGTSCEVVDLRSISPIDWEPLLASVRKTGRLVVAQEASEFVSVGSEIAATVAERAFYTMQAPPLRVSGFDIPFPQSKLEHHHLPDADRVLEAVDRALAY, encoded by the coding sequence ATGGCCAAGGCGCTGAACGCGGGACTCGCGGCGGCGATGGCGAGCGACGACAAGGTCCTGCTGATGGGCGAGGACATCGGACGGCTCGGCGGTGTGTTCCGCATCACCGAGGGCCTGCAGGACCGCTTCGGTCCGGACCGCGTGCGCGACACCCCGCTCGCCGAGTCGGGCATCGTCGGCACCGCCATCGGTCTGGCCCTGCGCGGGTACCGCCCCGTCGTCGAGATCCAGTTCGACGGGTTCGTCTGGCCGGCCTTCAACCAGATCACCTCGCAGCTGGCCAAGATGGCGAACCGACTCCCGCAGCACATGTCGCTGCCCGTCGTCATCCGCATCCCGTACGGCGGGCACATCGGAGCGATCGAGCACCACCAGGAGTCGCCGGAGGCGTACTTCGCACACACCGCCGGACTCCGGGTCGTCAGCCCGAGCACGCCGAACGACGCCTACTGGATGATCCAAGAGGCGATCGCGTCGAAGGACCCGGTCGTCTTCATGGAGCCGAAGTCGCGGTACTGGCCCAAGGGCCAGGTCGACCTGGTCGACGGGCACGTGCCGATGCACACCACCCGCGTCGCCAGGACGGGTACCGAGGTCACGCTGGTCGGGCACGGTGCGATGGTCGCGACGCTGATGCAGGCGGCCGACATCGCCGAGGCCGAGGGCACCAGCTGCGAGGTCGTCGACCTCCGCTCGATCTCGCCGATCGACTGGGAACCCCTGCTCGCGTCGGTGCGCAAGACCGGACGTCTGGTCGTCGCGCAAGAGGCCTCCGAGTTCGTCAGCGTCGGCAGCGAGATCGCCGCAACCGTCGCCGAGCGGGCGTTCTACACGATGCAGGCCCCGCCGCTGCGGGTCTCTGGGTTCGACATCCCGTTCCCGCAGTCGAAGCTCGAGCACCACCACCTGCCGGACGCCGACCGCGTCCTCGAGGCCGTGGACCGCGCCCTCGCCTACTGA